A window from Gemmatimonas sp. UBA7669 encodes these proteins:
- a CDS encoding heparinase II/III domain-containing protein, whose protein sequence is MSSSSTSFTSLRLLPVDLGARRAAVQPGGAWSALADALHEELAPLCAVVLQHGAPIPAHKARLTRQGGRCPQCGRYLDFDFWRPDTHPCPVGHGSFVGQDHDRWWAMNAHLWLAERAVHAAALAALRGDDTARGVAESILSAYAARYATWPDEDNVLGPTRLFFSTYLESIWLLNLCHALDLLEAAAPTSVRATVREQLLQPSSERIASYHEGRSNRQVWNEVAVLSAWTLLGRDEAVAARLAAPDGLRMHFRTGLQEDGTWYEGENYHQFAHRGLWYGVQLLRARGTPLDAALDAKWHEGFVAPFAGLLPDDTLPSRRDSQYAVSARQWRFAEWCELGYAHRADSRLAGLLTRLYDGRTARVSTARSRSSADAERNEPAMQLSRASCSWRALLLGAEQPVPSDQWQPASVLQTRQGLAVLRREQGQVYAALDGGESAGGHGHPDRLALTLQTGAARWLDDPGAGSYVDPTLQWYRSTLAHHAPLINGASQQGGVAWVTAWEDRGGAGWVRKHAPELAPGISATRTLVVCDGYLVDVLEWEPRADAGEDTSSPTVTLTLPLAVNASSLEVEAPNAALSAVAAWTAGVRNGAGGTEDGFDHLQRIETAPPIAAGVALRLTAGAQYATTPARPVTRHMQAWYAADCDMQPWRAVAPAAPGQGHVTRLFVDGVAARGRLVGVWSWSSESSAEPPQATHVSLTPAAADAVWAKVQTACGTIAAHGPAPHGWHIGLEAGGARSSIDLEGLREASHASGQSVSHAVSASLPVQRLPICAADTVPHDVTQTLTGALSTVLGAAQYRRTEEPWGGDNAPEARVELACTEGLLLVRVHMHSGHPVVVDGADPAQMPFNPLDNERADVNADGLQCHWAITEANSDVGEHVLASPAVWLGGVLAVPLAQAAGTVAASPAATMAVAVRLTPLISGTILPTARAAVHDEGWHLELRWPRSAFPAGRTLRLGLAVNERPPHRERRRGQLVLGGTAGFAYLRGDRLDPSESWTLTLP, encoded by the coding sequence ATGAGTTCTTCTTCAACGTCGTTCACGTCCCTCCGTTTGCTTCCGGTTGATCTGGGTGCGCGCCGCGCCGCTGTGCAACCGGGCGGCGCATGGTCCGCACTGGCCGATGCCTTGCACGAGGAGTTGGCGCCACTGTGTGCGGTCGTGCTGCAGCACGGCGCGCCAATCCCGGCGCACAAGGCACGACTGACAAGGCAAGGTGGCCGTTGTCCGCAGTGCGGACGCTATCTCGACTTCGATTTCTGGCGACCTGACACGCACCCCTGTCCCGTAGGACACGGCAGCTTCGTGGGCCAGGATCATGATCGCTGGTGGGCCATGAACGCGCATCTCTGGCTGGCTGAGCGGGCCGTGCATGCGGCGGCGCTGGCCGCGCTGCGCGGTGACGACACGGCCAGAGGCGTGGCCGAGTCCATCCTCAGCGCCTACGCGGCGCGCTACGCAACGTGGCCGGACGAGGACAACGTGCTCGGCCCCACGCGATTGTTCTTCAGCACCTACCTCGAATCCATCTGGCTGCTCAATCTCTGCCACGCACTGGATCTGCTGGAGGCCGCCGCGCCCACGTCGGTGCGTGCCACAGTGCGTGAGCAGTTGCTCCAGCCATCGAGCGAGCGCATCGCGTCGTATCACGAGGGCCGCTCCAACCGTCAGGTGTGGAACGAGGTCGCGGTGCTGAGTGCCTGGACGCTACTTGGGCGCGATGAGGCGGTTGCGGCGCGACTCGCTGCGCCCGATGGCCTGCGTATGCATTTCCGGACGGGGCTGCAGGAGGATGGCACCTGGTACGAGGGCGAGAACTACCATCAGTTCGCGCACAGAGGGCTGTGGTACGGCGTGCAATTGCTCAGGGCACGCGGTACTCCCCTCGACGCTGCGCTCGATGCAAAGTGGCACGAGGGCTTCGTGGCGCCCTTTGCCGGCCTGCTGCCCGATGACACCCTCCCGAGCCGACGCGACTCGCAATACGCGGTGTCGGCGAGACAGTGGCGCTTTGCCGAGTGGTGCGAGCTGGGCTACGCCCATCGCGCCGACTCGCGGCTCGCCGGTTTGCTCACGCGTCTGTACGACGGACGCACGGCGCGCGTCAGTACGGCGCGCTCGCGCTCTTCGGCCGATGCCGAACGAAATGAACCCGCCATGCAGCTTTCGCGTGCGTCCTGTTCGTGGCGTGCGCTGCTGCTGGGCGCAGAACAGCCCGTGCCGTCGGACCAGTGGCAGCCGGCCTCCGTGCTGCAGACGCGACAGGGGCTGGCCGTGTTGCGCCGCGAACAGGGGCAGGTGTACGCCGCTCTCGATGGCGGCGAATCGGCGGGAGGACACGGCCATCCCGACCGACTGGCGCTCACCCTGCAGACTGGGGCCGCGCGCTGGCTGGACGATCCGGGGGCGGGCTCCTATGTCGATCCCACGCTGCAATGGTATCGCAGCACACTCGCCCACCATGCGCCGCTCATCAACGGCGCGTCGCAGCAGGGCGGTGTGGCGTGGGTGACCGCGTGGGAGGACCGCGGTGGTGCGGGGTGGGTGCGCAAGCATGCACCGGAGCTTGCCCCCGGCATCTCGGCGACGCGCACACTGGTCGTGTGTGACGGCTATCTCGTGGACGTCCTCGAGTGGGAACCGCGCGCGGATGCGGGCGAGGACACGAGCAGCCCCACCGTCACACTCACACTGCCGCTGGCTGTCAACGCCAGTTCACTGGAGGTCGAAGCGCCCAATGCCGCGCTCAGCGCCGTCGCCGCATGGACTGCGGGCGTGCGAAACGGGGCGGGTGGCACCGAAGATGGCTTTGATCATCTGCAGCGTATTGAGACGGCACCGCCGATTGCTGCAGGTGTCGCGCTGCGTCTGACCGCAGGGGCACAATACGCCACGACACCCGCGCGACCGGTCACGCGCCACATGCAGGCATGGTATGCGGCCGACTGCGACATGCAGCCCTGGCGCGCCGTGGCACCAGCGGCGCCCGGGCAGGGCCACGTCACGCGCCTGTTTGTGGACGGCGTAGCGGCACGAGGGCGACTGGTGGGGGTGTGGAGCTGGTCATCCGAGAGTTCCGCCGAGCCCCCGCAGGCGACACACGTCAGCCTCACTCCGGCAGCAGCAGACGCGGTGTGGGCGAAGGTGCAGACGGCCTGCGGCACGATTGCGGCGCACGGCCCGGCGCCGCATGGATGGCACATTGGCCTCGAAGCGGGCGGCGCGCGCAGCAGCATTGATCTCGAGGGGCTTCGCGAAGCATCGCACGCGTCCGGGCAATCCGTCAGTCACGCCGTCTCGGCCAGCTTACCCGTTCAGCGTTTGCCGATTTGTGCCGCCGACACCGTTCCACACGACGTCACGCAGACGCTGACCGGCGCACTGTCCACGGTGCTGGGTGCCGCGCAGTATCGACGCACGGAGGAGCCTTGGGGCGGCGACAATGCACCAGAGGCTCGTGTGGAGCTTGCCTGCACCGAAGGCTTGCTGCTCGTGCGGGTGCACATGCACAGCGGACATCCCGTGGTCGTGGACGGAGCCGATCCGGCGCAGATGCCATTCAATCCACTCGACAACGAACGCGCTGATGTGAATGCCGATGGCCTGCAGTGCCATTGGGCCATCACGGAGGCAAACTCCGACGTCGGAGAGCACGTCCTGGCTTCCCCTGCCGTCTGGCTCGGTGGCGTGCTGGCTGTGCCTCTGGCACAGGCGGCCGGTACCGTCGCCGCTTCGCCGGCTGCCACCATGGCGGTGGCCGTCCGTCTCACTCCACTGATTTCCGGTACCATCCTCCCGACAGCGCGTGCCGCGGTGCACGATGAGGGCTGGCACCTCGAACTGCGCTGGCCGCGCTCGGCGTTTCCCGCGGGCCGCACGCTGCGCCTCGGACTGGCCGTCAACGAGCGGCCGCCGCACCGCGAACGTCGCCGTGGGCAGCTCGTGCTGGGTGGGACTGCCGGCTTTGCCTATCTGCGCGGTGACCGGCTCGATCCGTCCGAATCCTGGACGCTGACGCTGCCCTGA
- a CDS encoding RNA methyltransferase gives MAESVLHAVTVVLYESQDPINIGAVIRAMKNMGVRDLRLIRPCRYDLNRIEQIAHDTRDLVERIQHFDTIDDALADCAYVVGFSGRPQAARWQRHTPRSAAVDLLEYAQQGRVAIMFGREDHGLPNEALDRVHAICTIPTTEHFSLNVAQACLLALYELHLLAGDSTKRLQAPRHAKGAPTKEMYEQTFSDMRNALDAIAYFKTRNEELIMRTMRSLVFRANPDGRELLMLRTASIEVLRTIERESRRAVQRALADAGVAGDQVTTREPDTEAV, from the coding sequence ATGGCCGAATCGGTACTTCACGCAGTCACGGTAGTTCTCTACGAGTCGCAGGACCCCATCAACATCGGCGCCGTCATCCGCGCCATGAAGAACATGGGTGTGCGCGATCTGCGGCTCATCCGCCCCTGTCGCTACGACCTCAATCGCATCGAACAGATTGCGCACGACACGCGCGATCTCGTCGAGCGCATTCAGCATTTCGACACCATCGACGACGCGCTGGCCGATTGCGCCTATGTGGTCGGTTTCTCCGGGCGTCCGCAGGCGGCGCGCTGGCAGCGGCACACGCCGCGTTCGGCGGCGGTGGACTTGCTGGAGTACGCGCAACAGGGGCGCGTGGCCATCATGTTCGGACGGGAAGATCATGGCCTGCCCAACGAGGCCCTCGATCGTGTGCATGCCATCTGCACCATTCCCACCACGGAGCATTTCTCGCTCAACGTGGCGCAGGCCTGTCTGCTGGCGCTCTACGAACTGCATCTGCTGGCCGGAGACTCGACCAAGCGCCTGCAGGCCCCGCGTCACGCGAAGGGTGCGCCCACCAAGGAGATGTACGAGCAGACTTTCTCCGACATGCGCAATGCGCTCGACGCCATCGCGTACTTCAAGACGCGAAACGAAGAGCTCATCATGCGCACCATGCGGTCGCTGGTGTTCCGCGCCAACCCCGACGGGCGCGAGCTGCTGATGCTGCGCACCGCGAGCATCGAGGTGCTGCGCACCATCGAACGCGAGTCGCGACGTGCGGTGCAGCGCGCATTGGCCGACGCGGGGGTGGCCGGTGACCAGGTGACGACACGCGAGCCGGACACCGAGGCCGTGTGA
- a CDS encoding aminotransferase class III-fold pyridoxal phosphate-dependent enzyme, which yields MTDWAERARAVLPGGASTGSKRPDALYGALAADSALPTHFTRSAGCRVWDADGREYLDCGMALGAVGLGYADTDVTQAVQQALAAGNVSTLTHTLEVEVAEQVVALFPGSEQLRFLRTGAEAGAAAVRLARTITGREHILACGYFGWLDWNSDASGVTAAARRLVTWVPFNDGAALQQAMHDAVEQGRAPAAIVIEPLVHDMASREWLKLARELATQYGALLIFDEVKTAFRVRTAGVQSLHGVVPDLTTLGKALANGFPLSAVLGPRAVMDAARQTWISSTAASETTGLAAARAVIARHVAQDVCAGMAQAGRTMRDIVSTALQRAIARWQDDRSMPQPAPSLSALGPDVMWRLESPDPEVLDVVVAAAADCGVLLKRGAYQFGALAHDEESLATLAARLEAFPEHLLTRARSRFPHSPP from the coding sequence GTGACCGACTGGGCAGAGCGGGCTCGGGCCGTCCTGCCGGGTGGCGCGTCCACCGGCAGCAAGCGTCCGGATGCGCTGTATGGCGCACTGGCTGCCGACTCCGCACTGCCCACACACTTCACTCGCAGCGCAGGCTGTCGGGTGTGGGATGCCGACGGCCGCGAGTATCTCGACTGCGGCATGGCCTTGGGCGCCGTGGGTCTTGGCTACGCGGACACCGACGTTACACAGGCCGTGCAGCAGGCGTTGGCCGCGGGCAATGTCTCCACGCTCACGCACACGCTCGAAGTGGAGGTGGCAGAGCAGGTGGTGGCGTTGTTTCCGGGCAGCGAGCAGTTGCGATTTCTGCGCACCGGAGCGGAAGCCGGCGCGGCCGCGGTACGACTGGCACGTACCATCACGGGCCGCGAGCATATCCTGGCCTGCGGCTATTTCGGTTGGCTCGACTGGAACAGCGACGCCTCGGGCGTGACGGCCGCTGCGCGCCGCCTCGTCACCTGGGTGCCGTTCAACGATGGCGCGGCACTGCAGCAGGCCATGCATGACGCAGTCGAGCAGGGCAGGGCGCCGGCGGCCATCGTGATTGAGCCACTGGTGCACGACATGGCCTCGCGCGAGTGGTTGAAGTTGGCGAGAGAACTGGCCACGCAGTACGGCGCGTTGCTCATCTTCGACGAGGTCAAGACCGCCTTTCGCGTGCGCACGGCCGGTGTGCAATCGCTGCATGGCGTAGTGCCCGACCTTACCACACTCGGCAAGGCGTTGGCCAACGGCTTCCCGCTTTCGGCAGTGCTCGGGCCGCGCGCCGTCATGGACGCGGCCCGTCAGACCTGGATTTCCTCCACGGCCGCCAGTGAAACAACGGGACTGGCGGCGGCGCGGGCCGTCATCGCGCGCCACGTCGCGCAGGATGTCTGCGCCGGCATGGCACAGGCCGGCCGCACGATGCGCGACATCGTCAGCACGGCGCTGCAGCGCGCCATCGCCCGTTGGCAGGACGATCGCAGCATGCCCCAGCCCGCCCCATCACTCAGCGCGCTGGGTCCCGATGTCATGTGGCGGCTCGAGTCGCCTGATCCCGAAGTCCTCGACGTGGTGGTGGCCGCCGCCGCCGACTGCGGCGTGCTGCTCAAGCGCGGCGCGTATCAGTTCGGCGCGCTGGCGCACGACGAGGAGTCGTTGGCCACGTTGGCCGCGCGACTCGAAGCCTTTCCCGAGCATCTGCTGACTCGCGCGCGCTCGCGCTTTCCCCACTCGCCCCCATGA
- a CDS encoding amidohydrolase family protein: protein MINAPLGGSAPLIDPHAHFHTPWTNRGDWQRYNQSRLQAGHRMGVRCHVASILGSWGHTSPTYFASPDDQTRANAAMLALATHHAPYVKAFVAVNPNFRQHALDEIAQGLARGAVGIKLAAARRTTDFAVLDAVAEAAAAYDVPILQHIWQHRRRDWPNQDASDGAELAALAARHPRTRFLLAHIGGGGDWAHTGPAVADLPNIVMDLSGSGIDRGMMDEVLRWVGPQRLLWAADLTLCTGLTKLRALAHVGLSEDELADIRWRNAERLFPKGTFTAALDVPWQATLPAALTTPWDGALGMPGGVHS from the coding sequence ATGATCAACGCGCCCCTTGGTGGCTCCGCGCCGCTCATCGATCCGCACGCGCACTTTCACACGCCGTGGACCAATCGTGGCGACTGGCAGCGCTACAATCAGTCGCGCTTGCAGGCCGGACATCGCATGGGCGTGCGTTGTCATGTCGCGTCCATTCTCGGCTCGTGGGGGCATACCTCGCCCACGTATTTCGCCTCGCCCGATGATCAGACGCGGGCCAACGCGGCCATGTTGGCGCTCGCGACACACCATGCGCCCTACGTGAAGGCCTTCGTGGCCGTCAATCCGAATTTCCGTCAGCATGCGCTCGACGAAATCGCGCAGGGGCTCGCACGTGGCGCGGTGGGCATCAAACTGGCGGCGGCGCGGCGCACCACCGACTTCGCGGTGCTCGATGCCGTGGCGGAGGCGGCCGCCGCGTATGACGTCCCCATTCTGCAGCACATCTGGCAGCATCGCCGGCGCGACTGGCCAAATCAGGATGCCTCCGATGGCGCCGAGCTCGCCGCGCTCGCGGCGCGCCATCCGCGCACCCGCTTCCTGCTTGCGCACATTGGCGGCGGTGGCGACTGGGCGCACACCGGTCCCGCCGTGGCTGACCTGCCCAACATCGTCATGGACCTCTCGGGCAGCGGCATTGACCGCGGCATGATGGACGAGGTGCTGCGCTGGGTTGGGCCGCAGCGACTGCTCTGGGCGGCCGACCTGACCCTCTGCACCGGCCTCACCAAGCTGCGGGCACTGGCTCACGTGGGTCTCTCCGAAGACGAGCTCGCCGACATTCGCTGGCGCAACGCCGAGCGCCTGTTTCCCAAGGGCACGTTTACCGCGGCGCTGGATGTACCCTGGCAGGCGACCCTCCCGGCGGCACTCACCACACCCTGGGACGGGGCGCTCGGTATGCCGGGAGGCGTTCACTCATGA
- a CDS encoding cytochrome c3 family protein produces the protein MTVKKKWTVIPGFLALAAAATLLSAYSGASSSQGANVPQPVKFVHAPHVEKAGMNCLYCHSAANKSPDPGNASVATCMGCHTIVKTASPEIKKVAEAYAKGQPIPWNRVHKVPDYVQFPHMRHVNAGVTCQSCHGQIQNQGKQGPDTNYVPVQQVNSLNMGWCVNCHVQGYKPAEGARLAGQTVTPELEAMPPKKARYDCAVCHY, from the coding sequence ATGACGGTCAAGAAGAAGTGGACGGTGATCCCTGGGTTCCTCGCTTTGGCGGCAGCGGCCACGCTGCTCTCGGCCTACAGCGGCGCTTCGTCGTCGCAGGGCGCCAATGTCCCGCAACCCGTCAAGTTCGTCCACGCGCCTCACGTGGAGAAGGCAGGCATGAACTGCCTGTACTGCCATAGCGCCGCGAACAAGTCGCCCGACCCGGGCAACGCCTCGGTGGCCACCTGCATGGGTTGCCACACGATCGTCAAAACCGCCTCGCCTGAGATCAAGAAGGTGGCGGAGGCTTACGCCAAGGGTCAGCCCATTCCGTGGAACCGGGTGCACAAGGTGCCCGACTATGTGCAGTTCCCGCACATGCGTCACGTGAACGCGGGTGTGACCTGCCAGAGCTGCCATGGCCAGATCCAGAACCAGGGCAAGCAGGGACCGGACACCAACTATGTGCCGGTCCAGCAGGTCAACTCGCTGAACATGGGCTGGTGCGTCAACTGCCACGTGCAGGGATACAAGCCCGCCGAAGGTGCGCGTCTTGCCGGTCAGACGGTGACGCCGGAGCTCGAAGCCATGCCCCCGAAGAAGGCGCGTTACGACTGCGCCGTCTGCCACTACTGA
- a CDS encoding molybdopterin-dependent oxidoreductase, giving the protein MSTEAGTGVKRRDFLKILGATGATTAVVGCSSEKVGKLIPYVTSPDNTVPGVSQYYATTCRECATACGVLAEVRDGRPIKLEGNPDSAVNKGAICATGLSAVQGLYNPDRFRSPMVREGAALKPTTWDKAYELLAQKLGEVKSKGQAGNVVFLNQHESGTFPGFLDQWLSANGMPAHLSLDSTAPVATIAANQKAYGVAWPELDFGAAKLVVSFGADFLDGWGQSVPQQLGWSDARAKLEGAPRLVYIGARRSLTGLNADQWIPAKPGSEMAICNALNGAGTAAAAAEASGVPVATIEALAKAIADAGNGVMALCGVTGADAVECAVMIADINKKAGAVGTTIKPANAHGGYAGLASYADLAAAVKNMDAGSVPLAFVRGANPAHTIPKSAGFAAAFAKVPFKVSFSAMPDETTQLCDLVLPDNHWLESWGDAVTVNGTLALQQPTLDPVFDTRSTADVLIDLAKKDQALAARYNVTDYRSWYISKFPGGASAFTAALAKAQTTASPLVATSSRTLSATAQAPAAGTGDFFVHVFPSATLGDGAGANKPWLQELPDPVSKIAWQSWVEVHPQTAKKLGIKEGAHLTVETAAGKVTAPAYIYMGVRPDTVAIALGQGHTAYGRFAQNIGVNAYDLVSSGWDSAGGLALGALMGKVTVGSDNSPLVTTEGSARQHGRGIGQAMTLAALLGQEAEEEHGHHDIPGLPSQDFMSGLKAPVAADAQGEYANPKSKDKGMYDPNHSSKAEARRWAMTIDLARCTGCSACVTACYSENNIPTVGAPYQGRALSPTQWDERPGANIIKGREMAWIRLERYYEGNDNTENEFSPDFDTRFVPMMCQHCGNAPCEPVCPVYATYHSPDGLNVQVYNRCVGTRYCSNNCPYKVRYFNWFGYGEPERRQYAWPEPMHWSLNPDVTVRGKGVMEKCTFCVQRIREAEHRAKAEGREVGADEFTTACAQACPSRAIVFGDAADENWTVAKLAYDRRAYHVFEELNAYTAVVYLKKVNYPAPAAPAQV; this is encoded by the coding sequence ATGAGCACAGAAGCGGGGACCGGCGTCAAGCGCCGCGATTTCCTCAAGATCCTTGGCGCCACCGGCGCCACGACGGCCGTGGTGGGCTGCTCCTCCGAAAAGGTGGGCAAGCTCATTCCCTACGTCACCAGTCCCGACAACACCGTGCCGGGCGTGTCGCAGTACTACGCGACCACCTGCCGCGAGTGTGCCACGGCCTGCGGTGTGCTGGCCGAGGTGCGTGACGGCCGCCCCATCAAGCTCGAAGGCAATCCCGACTCGGCCGTGAACAAGGGCGCCATCTGCGCCACCGGTCTGTCGGCGGTGCAGGGCCTCTACAATCCCGACCGATTCCGCTCGCCCATGGTGCGCGAGGGCGCGGCCCTCAAGCCCACCACCTGGGACAAGGCCTACGAGCTGCTCGCGCAGAAGCTTGGCGAGGTCAAGTCCAAGGGGCAGGCCGGCAACGTCGTGTTCCTCAACCAGCACGAGTCGGGCACCTTCCCGGGCTTCCTCGATCAGTGGCTGTCGGCCAACGGCATGCCGGCCCATCTGTCGCTCGACAGCACGGCGCCGGTGGCCACCATTGCCGCCAACCAGAAGGCCTACGGTGTGGCCTGGCCTGAGCTCGACTTCGGTGCCGCCAAGCTGGTGGTCAGCTTTGGCGCCGACTTCCTCGACGGCTGGGGCCAGTCGGTGCCGCAGCAGCTCGGCTGGTCCGATGCGCGTGCCAAGCTCGAAGGCGCGCCGCGTCTCGTGTACATCGGCGCCCGCCGTTCGCTGACGGGCCTCAACGCCGATCAGTGGATTCCGGCCAAGCCCGGCAGCGAGATGGCCATCTGCAACGCGCTGAACGGCGCGGGCACGGCTGCCGCCGCCGCGGAAGCCTCCGGTGTGCCGGTCGCAACCATCGAGGCGCTGGCCAAGGCCATCGCCGACGCCGGCAACGGTGTCATGGCCCTGTGCGGTGTCACGGGCGCCGATGCGGTGGAATGCGCCGTCATGATCGCCGACATCAACAAGAAGGCCGGCGCGGTGGGCACCACCATCAAGCCCGCCAACGCGCACGGTGGCTATGCGGGTCTGGCGTCCTACGCCGATCTCGCCGCGGCCGTGAAGAACATGGATGCCGGCTCGGTGCCGCTCGCCTTTGTGCGCGGCGCCAACCCGGCCCACACCATTCCCAAGTCGGCCGGCTTTGCCGCCGCCTTTGCCAAGGTGCCGTTCAAGGTCTCCTTCTCGGCCATGCCCGATGAGACCACGCAGCTCTGCGACCTGGTGCTGCCCGACAACCACTGGCTCGAGAGCTGGGGCGACGCGGTCACCGTCAACGGTACGCTCGCGCTGCAGCAGCCCACGCTCGATCCGGTGTTCGACACGCGCAGCACGGCCGATGTGCTCATCGACCTCGCCAAGAAGGATCAGGCGCTGGCCGCACGCTACAACGTGACCGACTACCGCAGCTGGTACATCAGCAAGTTCCCCGGTGGCGCGTCGGCGTTCACCGCGGCCCTCGCCAAGGCGCAGACCACGGCCTCGCCGCTGGTTGCCACGTCCAGCCGCACGCTGAGCGCCACGGCGCAGGCGCCGGCGGCAGGCACGGGCGACTTCTTCGTGCACGTCTTCCCGTCGGCCACGCTCGGTGACGGCGCGGGCGCGAACAAGCCCTGGCTGCAGGAACTGCCTGACCCGGTCAGCAAGATCGCGTGGCAGTCGTGGGTGGAAGTGCATCCGCAGACCGCCAAGAAGTTGGGCATCAAGGAAGGGGCGCACCTCACCGTCGAAACGGCGGCGGGCAAGGTCACCGCGCCAGCCTACATCTACATGGGCGTGCGCCCCGACACCGTGGCCATCGCGCTCGGTCAGGGTCACACGGCCTACGGCCGTTTCGCGCAGAACATCGGTGTCAATGCCTACGACCTCGTGTCGAGCGGCTGGGACAGCGCCGGTGGCCTCGCGCTCGGCGCCCTCATGGGCAAGGTCACGGTGGGCAGCGACAACTCGCCGCTGGTCACCACCGAAGGTTCGGCGCGTCAGCACGGTCGTGGCATCGGTCAGGCCATGACGCTCGCCGCGCTGCTCGGTCAGGAGGCCGAAGAGGAGCACGGCCACCACGACATTCCGGGCCTGCCGTCGCAGGACTTCATGTCGGGCCTCAAGGCGCCGGTCGCGGCCGATGCCCAGGGTGAGTACGCCAACCCCAAGTCCAAGGACAAGGGGATGTACGACCCGAACCACTCGAGCAAGGCCGAGGCGCGCCGTTGGGCGATGACCATCGACCTTGCGCGCTGCACGGGCTGCTCGGCCTGCGTCACGGCCTGCTACAGCGAAAACAACATCCCGACGGTGGGTGCGCCCTATCAGGGTCGTGCGCTCAGCCCCACGCAGTGGGACGAGCGCCCGGGCGCCAACATCATCAAGGGCCGCGAGATGGCCTGGATCCGTCTCGAGCGCTACTACGAAGGCAACGACAACACGGAGAACGAGTTCTCTCCGGATTTCGACACGCGCTTCGTGCCCATGATGTGCCAGCACTGCGGTAACGCGCCCTGCGAGCCCGTGTGCCCGGTGTACGCCACGTACCACTCGCCGGACGGCCTCAACGTGCAGGTGTACAACCGCTGCGTCGGCACGCGCTACTGCAGCAACAACTGCCCGTACAAGGTCCGCTACTTCAACTGGTTCGGCTACGGTGAGCCGGAGCGTCGCCAGTATGCGTGGCCGGAGCCGATGCACTGGTCGCTCAACCCCGACGTCACTGTGCGTGGCAAGGGCGTCATGGAGAAGTGCACGTTCTGCGTGCAGCGCATCCGTGAAGCCGAGCATCGCGCGAAGGCCGAAGGCCGCGAAGTGGGTGCCGATGAGTTCACGACGGCCTGCGCGCAGGCCTGCCCGTCCCGCGCCATCGTGTTCGGCGACGCGGCCGATGAAAACTGGACCGTAGCGAAGCTCGCGTATGACCGCCGCGCGTACCACGTGTTCGAAGAACTGAACGCGTACACCGCCGTGGTCTATCTCAAGAAGGTCAACTATCCGGCGCCGGCTGCACCGGCGCAGGTCTGA